The following proteins are encoded in a genomic region of Pseudodesulfovibrio mercurii:
- the ada gene encoding bifunctional DNA-binding transcriptional regulator/O6-methylguanine-DNA methyltransferase Ada, whose product MTAEDTRHQARLAAVLNRDQTGDFVYAVRTTGIYCRPGCPSRSPNPANVAFFDTPAQAEQAGFRACKRCRPDDPAHRDLASNRVIRACRAMEQALDAGDEAPSLDDLARGAGLSPTHFQRLFKSRAGVSPKEYAQALRDERVRSALRSGSSVTRALLDAGFGSASRFYERAGRTLGMNPAAYRKGGRGMTIRYAVADSFLGPVLAGFTDLGVCAVELGDTPEDLVRALRDRFPEADLCDARADLAPLLAEVAAFIARPDHGLDLPLDIRGTAFQIRVWKELACIPVGETRTYTDIAAALDNPGAVRAVASACAANPLAVVIPCHRVVGKSGRLAGYRWGIPRKRALLDNEQNEE is encoded by the coding sequence ATGACCGCTGAAGACACCCGCCACCAGGCCCGCCTCGCCGCCGTCCTGAATCGCGACCAGACCGGGGATTTCGTCTACGCCGTGCGCACCACCGGCATATACTGCCGTCCAGGCTGCCCGTCGCGCTCGCCCAACCCGGCAAACGTCGCGTTCTTCGACACCCCGGCCCAGGCCGAGCAGGCGGGCTTCCGGGCCTGCAAGCGCTGCCGCCCGGACGACCCGGCCCACCGCGACCTGGCCTCAAACCGCGTCATCAGGGCCTGTCGGGCCATGGAACAGGCCCTGGACGCGGGCGACGAAGCGCCGTCCCTGGACGACCTGGCGCGGGGCGCGGGGTTGAGCCCGACCCATTTCCAGCGGTTGTTCAAGAGCCGCGCGGGCGTCTCGCCCAAGGAGTACGCCCAGGCCCTGCGCGACGAGCGCGTCCGCTCCGCCCTGCGCAGCGGCTCGTCCGTGACCCGCGCCCTCCTCGACGCGGGCTTCGGCTCGGCCAGCCGGTTCTACGAGCGCGCGGGCCGGACCCTGGGCATGAACCCCGCCGCCTACCGCAAGGGCGGCCGGGGGATGACCATCCGCTACGCCGTGGCCGACTCCTTCCTCGGCCCGGTCCTGGCCGGGTTCACCGACCTCGGCGTGTGCGCCGTCGAGCTCGGCGACACCCCCGAGGATCTGGTCCGGGCCCTGCGCGACCGTTTTCCCGAGGCCGACCTATGCGACGCCCGGGCCGACCTCGCCCCGCTCCTGGCCGAAGTGGCCGCGTTCATCGCCCGCCCGGACCACGGGTTGGACCTGCCCCTGGACATCCGGGGCACGGCCTTCCAGATCCGCGTCTGGAAGGAGCTGGCCTGCATCCCCGTAGGCGAAACCCGGACCTACACGGACATCGCCGCGGCCCTGGACAACCCCGGCGCGGTTCGCGCCGTGGCTTCGGCCTGCGCCGCCAATCCCCTGGCCGTGGTTATTCCCTGCCACCGCGTGGTGGGGAAGTCGGGGCGGTTGGCGGGATACCGATGGGGTATCCCGCGCAAGCGGGCGTTGCTCGACAATGAGCAAAATGAGGAATGA
- a CDS encoding sensor histidine kinase: protein MQNNHEEGSSPLQFVRVISWTLLVIILSFSLLLSLFISKYAEQTLLEKQEAFALLLAENVSHQLFTRFVIPTVLKFGAIRLRNEDQAGAMDKVVRSTIHSFHVSTLRIYDREGNITYSLNKDEVGSDGNADYMVGKTWESEAFSAEILSKVSKVASLFRVSLDPDSMVLRAYYPLRVERSLTDIESNPIMGILEFQQDITADYLATLNFERLIIAFSLVTSLVLFFLVLTVLRRAERLSNRQLREKERLIFELQQQEKLAGMGRMVAGVAHEIRNPLGIICSSSELVLKKARKENSSNVRILEALHEEAKRLSRTVTEFLDYARPKKPAMHDVDIRSILDQVAVFMEPECEKLGVTVDRDFDGDLTTKGDKDLLYRAFYNLVANALQAMNGPGELSISAARGEKGLHVTIMDSGPGFAPENLDRVRDPFFTTKDTGTGLGLALVSTIFESHGAEMALSNAEEGGARVDVIFPA, encoded by the coding sequence TTGCAAAACAATCATGAGGAAGGCAGCAGCCCGCTCCAGTTCGTCCGGGTCATTTCCTGGACCCTGCTGGTCATCATCCTGAGCTTCAGCCTGCTGTTGTCGCTCTTCATCTCCAAATATGCGGAGCAGACCCTGCTCGAGAAGCAGGAGGCCTTCGCCCTGCTCCTGGCCGAGAACGTCAGCCACCAGCTGTTCACCCGCTTCGTCATCCCCACGGTGCTGAAGTTCGGGGCCATCCGGCTGCGCAACGAGGACCAGGCGGGCGCCATGGACAAGGTGGTCCGCTCGACCATCCACAGCTTCCACGTGTCCACCCTGCGCATCTACGACCGCGAGGGCAACATCACCTATTCCCTGAACAAGGACGAGGTCGGCAGCGACGGCAACGCCGACTACATGGTCGGCAAGACCTGGGAGAGCGAGGCCTTCAGCGCGGAGATTCTGTCCAAGGTCTCCAAGGTCGCCTCCCTGTTCCGGGTCAGCCTCGACCCCGACTCCATGGTCCTGCGCGCCTACTACCCCCTGCGGGTCGAGCGCAGCCTGACCGACATCGAGTCCAACCCGATCATGGGCATCCTGGAGTTCCAGCAGGACATCACCGCCGACTACCTGGCCACCCTCAACTTCGAACGGCTGATCATCGCCTTTTCCCTGGTCACCTCCCTGGTCCTCTTCTTCCTGGTCCTGACCGTGCTGCGCCGGGCCGAGCGGCTCTCCAACCGGCAGCTGCGCGAGAAGGAGCGGCTCATCTTCGAGTTGCAGCAACAGGAGAAGCTGGCGGGCATGGGGCGCATGGTCGCGGGCGTGGCCCACGAGATCCGCAACCCGCTGGGGATCATCTGCTCCAGTTCCGAGCTGGTCCTCAAGAAGGCGCGCAAGGAGAACAGCTCCAACGTGCGTATCCTCGAGGCCCTGCACGAGGAGGCCAAGCGGCTGTCGCGCACGGTCACGGAGTTCCTGGACTACGCCCGGCCCAAGAAACCGGCCATGCACGACGTGGACATCCGGTCCATCCTCGATCAGGTGGCCGTCTTCATGGAGCCCGAGTGCGAGAAGCTCGGCGTGACCGTGGACCGCGACTTCGACGGCGACCTGACCACCAAGGGCGACAAGGACCTGCTCTACCGCGCCTTCTACAACCTGGTGGCCAACGCGCTCCAGGCCATGAACGGACCGGGCGAGCTGTCCATCAGCGCGGCCCGGGGCGAAAAGGGGCTGCACGTGACCATCATGGACAGCGGGCCGGGCTTCGCCCCGGAAAACCTGGACCGGGTGCGCGACCCGTTCTTCACCACCAAGGACACCGGGACCGGCCTGGGGCTGGCCCTGGTCTCGACCATCTTCGAGAGCCACGGCGCGGAGATGGCCCTGAGCAACGCCGAAGAGGGCGGCGCGCGGGTGGACGTCATCTTCCCCGCCTAG
- a CDS encoding ABC transporter ATP-binding protein, whose protein sequence is MTDTTPILELNNVVSAYGRIQALKGISLKVYEGEVVSIIGANGAGKSTTLMTICNIVRAVSGDILYRGERINAVHSDILPTMGLCQVPEGRRIFPRLTVLENLDMGAFFRRDAAGVKDDVNRVFDLFPKLRERRKQLGGTLSGGEQQMLAMARALMSRPKVLLLDEPSMGLAPLLVKQIFDIIKMINEQGVTVVLVEQNANLALQAASRGYVLETGKVVMEDEAGALLANPDIRKAYLGE, encoded by the coding sequence ATGACAGATACAACGCCCATTCTCGAACTGAACAACGTGGTCTCGGCCTACGGCCGCATCCAGGCCCTCAAGGGCATCTCGCTCAAGGTCTATGAGGGCGAGGTGGTCTCCATCATCGGGGCCAACGGCGCGGGCAAGTCCACCACGCTGATGACCATCTGCAACATCGTCAGGGCCGTGTCCGGCGACATTCTGTATCGCGGCGAGCGTATCAACGCCGTGCATTCGGACATCCTGCCGACCATGGGGCTGTGCCAGGTGCCCGAGGGGCGGCGCATCTTCCCGCGCCTGACCGTACTCGAAAACCTGGACATGGGCGCGTTCTTCCGACGAGACGCCGCTGGGGTCAAGGACGACGTGAACCGCGTCTTCGACCTGTTTCCCAAGCTGCGCGAACGGCGCAAGCAGCTCGGCGGCACCCTGTCCGGCGGCGAACAGCAGATGCTGGCCATGGCCCGCGCGCTCATGAGCCGCCCCAAGGTCCTGCTCCTGGACGAGCCGTCCATGGGTCTGGCCCCGCTCCTGGTCAAGCAGATCTTCGACATCATCAAGATGATCAACGAGCAGGGCGTCACCGTGGTCCTGGTCGAGCAGAACGCCAACCTCGCCCTCCAGGCCGCCTCCCGGGGCTATGTCCTTGAGACGGGCAAGGTCGTCATGGAAGACGAAGCTGGGGCGTTGCTGGCGAATCCGGATATACGCAAAGCGTACTTGGGCGAATAG
- a CDS encoding LysM peptidoglycan-binding domain-containing protein translates to MKKLILLVIALCVVFAWGCSKKVQTEPEVVVVEEKEVVVEEQPAPAPVVDPMAVYKAEYDALPVTHTVTKGECLWWISEYKHVYNDPFMWPLIYKANRDKIKNPDLIYPGQQFDVPRYGFDLEEVKASRKQAGAPWKALEPGQDAVIPAEMRAALGYSF, encoded by the coding sequence ATGAAAAAGCTGATTTTACTGGTAATCGCCCTGTGCGTCGTGTTCGCCTGGGGCTGTTCCAAGAAAGTCCAGACCGAACCCGAAGTGGTTGTGGTCGAAGAAAAGGAAGTCGTCGTCGAGGAGCAGCCCGCACCGGCTCCGGTGGTTGATCCCATGGCCGTGTACAAGGCCGAATACGACGCGCTGCCCGTCACCCATACCGTGACCAAGGGCGAATGCCTGTGGTGGATTTCCGAGTACAAGCACGTGTACAACGATCCCTTCATGTGGCCCCTGATCTACAAGGCCAACCGCGACAAGATCAAGAATCCCGATCTGATCTACCCCGGCCAGCAGTTCGACGTGCCCCGCTACGGCTTTGACCTCGAGGAAGTGAAGGCTTCCCGCAAGCAGGCCGGCGCGCCCTGGAAGGCCCTTGAGCCCGGTCAGGACGCCGTCATCCCCGCGGAGATGCGCGCCGCGCTCGGCTACAGCTTCTAA
- the cmk gene encoding (d)CMP kinase, translated as MGKPLIVTIDGPAGVGKSTMAKRLARLLGIPYLDTGAMFRSVAWKLGQGAWDWPEPKLEQALAGFEYGLSGEGEDSVLSLNGAPIGDEIRTEEVGMWASNVATLPVIRTFLKRAQQRLGERFSLVAEGRDMGTVVFPDAPHKFFLDASVEERARRRFLQLRDMGKPADRAALEAQIARRDAQDRNRAVAPLKAADDAVVIDTTAMDREQVLAALKEAVA; from the coding sequence ATGGGTAAACCCCTGATCGTGACCATCGACGGCCCGGCCGGGGTGGGCAAATCGACCATGGCCAAGCGGCTGGCCCGGCTGCTCGGCATCCCCTACCTGGACACCGGGGCCATGTTCCGGTCCGTGGCCTGGAAGCTCGGGCAGGGGGCCTGGGACTGGCCCGAACCGAAGCTGGAGCAGGCCCTGGCGGGGTTCGAATACGGCCTGTCCGGGGAGGGCGAGGACTCGGTCCTGTCCCTGAACGGCGCGCCCATCGGGGACGAGATCCGCACCGAGGAGGTCGGCATGTGGGCCTCGAACGTGGCCACCCTGCCGGTCATCCGCACCTTTCTGAAGCGGGCCCAGCAGCGGTTGGGCGAGCGGTTCTCCCTGGTGGCCGAGGGCCGCGACATGGGCACCGTGGTCTTCCCGGACGCCCCGCACAAGTTTTTCCTGGACGCCTCCGTGGAGGAGCGCGCCCGGCGGCGTTTCCTGCAACTGCGGGACATGGGCAAACCCGCCGACCGCGCAGCGCTCGAAGCGCAGATCGCCCGGCGCGACGCCCAGGACCGCAACCGGGCCGTGGCCCCGCTGAAGGCGGCCGACGACGCGGTGGTCATCGACACCACGGCCATGGACCGCGAACAGGTCCTGGCCGCCTTGAAAGAAGCCGTGGCCTAG
- a CDS encoding branched-chain amino acid ABC transporter permease — protein sequence MDFFLQQLINGITLGGVYALIALGYTMVYGIIQLINFAHGEFFAAGGYMGVILISYLSSQGLHPYACLAISLVLAMGYCALLAMAVEQLAYKPLRQASRLAALLSALGMSIFLQNGLMLTQGVYDRPYPTEITSGGFEVGALSISYMQILIVVVTALLLVGLNILVFKTRIGRAMRATAQDKVMSALVGINSNRIIALTFAVGAGLAAAAGIMVGLYYGSVNYTMGFVPGIKAFAAAVLGGIGNITGALIGGLIIGMVEIFAAGYISGEYKDVFAFIILIGVLYFKPTGIMGENVDDTRV from the coding sequence ATGGACTTTTTTCTGCAACAGCTGATCAACGGCATCACGCTCGGCGGCGTCTACGCCCTCATCGCCCTGGGCTACACCATGGTGTACGGCATCATCCAGCTCATCAACTTCGCCCACGGCGAGTTCTTCGCCGCGGGCGGGTACATGGGCGTGATCCTGATCTCCTATCTTTCCTCGCAGGGGCTGCATCCCTACGCCTGCCTGGCCATCTCCCTGGTCCTGGCCATGGGCTACTGCGCCCTGCTGGCCATGGCCGTGGAACAGCTGGCCTACAAGCCGCTCAGGCAGGCCTCGCGCCTGGCCGCGCTGCTGTCCGCGCTGGGCATGTCCATCTTCCTGCAGAACGGCCTGATGCTCACCCAGGGCGTCTACGACCGGCCCTATCCCACGGAGATCACCTCCGGCGGCTTCGAGGTGGGCGCGCTGTCCATCTCCTACATGCAGATCCTCATCGTGGTCGTGACCGCGCTGCTCCTGGTGGGCCTGAACATCCTGGTCTTCAAGACGCGCATCGGCCGGGCCATGCGGGCCACGGCCCAGGACAAGGTCATGTCCGCCCTGGTCGGCATCAACTCCAACCGGATCATCGCCCTGACCTTCGCCGTGGGCGCCGGACTGGCCGCCGCCGCCGGCATCATGGTCGGGCTGTACTACGGCTCGGTCAACTACACCATGGGCTTCGTGCCCGGCATCAAGGCCTTTGCCGCGGCCGTGCTCGGCGGCATCGGGAACATCACCGGCGCGCTCATCGGCGGGCTGATCATCGGCATGGTCGAAATCTTCGCCGCCGGATACATCTCCGGCGAGTACAAGGACGTGTTCGCCTTCATCATCCTGATCGGCGTGCTGTACTTCAAACCCACCGGCATCATGGGAGAGAACGTTGACGATACGCGAGTCTAA
- a CDS encoding universal stress protein: MAEIKKVLCAVDFSDYSPMVADYASMMAKSSGAKILVLYVAPSLSQYVGFHVPPSSIESFVGEIVTGAEDTMNAFVKENFSDLNVEGKVVTGYPAEEILAICEAEKCDMIVMGTHGRKGIDRILFGSVAEKVVKSSKAPVLTVRPS; the protein is encoded by the coding sequence ATGGCCGAAATCAAGAAGGTTTTGTGCGCGGTTGATTTCTCGGATTACAGCCCCATGGTCGCCGACTACGCCAGTATGATGGCCAAGAGTTCCGGGGCGAAGATTCTGGTACTCTACGTGGCGCCGTCCCTGAGCCAGTACGTGGGCTTCCACGTGCCGCCCAGTTCCATCGAGAGCTTCGTGGGCGAGATCGTCACCGGCGCCGAGGACACCATGAATGCGTTCGTCAAGGAGAACTTCAGCGATCTCAACGTGGAAGGCAAGGTCGTCACCGGCTATCCCGCCGAGGAGATCCTGGCCATCTGCGAGGCCGAGAAGTGCGACATGATCGTCATGGGCACCCACGGCCGCAAGGGCATCGACCGCATCCTCTTCGGCTCGGTGGCCGAAAAGGTGGTCAAGAGCTCCAAGGCCCCGGTTCTCACCGTCCGACCCAGCTAG
- a CDS encoding YciI family protein, protein MFILLLTYVKPLSEIDRLIPPHVEYLEKNYAAGTFLFSGRREPRTGGVIIARAGSRAEVKAIIAEDPFLIEGAAEYEIVEFHPSKTAPDLDAYREP, encoded by the coding sequence ATGTTCATCCTGCTCCTCACCTACGTGAAGCCCCTCTCCGAGATCGACCGGCTCATTCCGCCGCATGTCGAATATCTTGAAAAGAATTATGCCGCCGGGACGTTTCTGTTTTCCGGGCGGCGGGAACCGCGCACGGGTGGGGTGATCATCGCCCGTGCCGGATCGCGGGCCGAAGTGAAGGCGATCATTGCCGAGGACCCCTTCCTGATCGAGGGAGCCGCCGAATACGAAATCGTGGAGTTCCACCCGAGCAAGACCGCCCCGGACCTGGACGCCTACCGTGAGCCCTAG
- the serS gene encoding serine--tRNA ligase, giving the protein MLDLKLMQKNPDLVRASLEKRHSKIDVREFTDLDERRKQLIGEVESLKAEKNAVGPEIAKRKKAGEDASDLLEKMGRVAERTKELDRELAEVEKAEQDWMMSVPNIPHESVPLGAGEEDNPVLRYWGEKPVMDFEPKEHWEIGTALGGLDFECAAKLAGARFSISFGWCARLERALAQLMLDTQTERHGYTEVLPPFMVNRKTMTGTGQLPKFEEDLFKLTDEREFYLIPTAEVPLTNIYADEVIPEEKLPVKFCAQTPCFRSEAGSYGKDTKGLIRQHQFYKVEMVNFAHPDHSYEALEEMTHSAERILEILGLHYRTIVLCTGDMGFSAAKTYDIEVWLPGQGKYREISSCSNCEDFQARRANIRFQPKDSKKKLYPHTLNGSGLAVGRCLVAVLENYQQADGSLVIPEALRPYMGGLEVVTP; this is encoded by the coding sequence ATGCTTGATCTCAAATTGATGCAGAAGAATCCGGACCTGGTCCGCGCGAGCCTGGAAAAGCGCCATTCGAAAATCGACGTGCGCGAGTTCACCGACCTGGACGAGCGGCGCAAGCAGCTCATCGGCGAGGTGGAGTCGCTCAAGGCCGAGAAGAACGCGGTGGGCCCGGAGATCGCCAAGCGCAAGAAGGCGGGCGAGGACGCCTCGGACCTGCTCGAAAAGATGGGCAGGGTGGCCGAGCGCACCAAGGAGCTCGACCGCGAGCTGGCCGAGGTGGAAAAGGCCGAACAGGACTGGATGATGTCCGTGCCGAACATCCCCCACGAGTCCGTGCCGCTGGGTGCGGGCGAGGAGGACAACCCGGTCCTGCGCTACTGGGGCGAGAAGCCGGTCATGGATTTCGAGCCCAAGGAACACTGGGAGATCGGCACCGCCCTGGGCGGCCTGGACTTCGAGTGCGCGGCCAAGCTGGCCGGGGCCCGGTTCTCCATCAGCTTCGGCTGGTGCGCCCGGCTGGAGCGCGCCCTGGCCCAGCTCATGCTCGACACCCAGACCGAGCGGCACGGCTACACCGAGGTCCTGCCCCCGTTCATGGTCAACCGCAAGACCATGACCGGCACGGGCCAGCTGCCCAAGTTCGAGGAGGACCTGTTCAAGCTGACCGACGAGCGCGAATTCTACCTCATCCCCACGGCCGAGGTGCCCCTGACCAATATCTACGCGGACGAGGTCATCCCCGAGGAGAAGCTGCCGGTCAAGTTCTGCGCCCAGACCCCGTGCTTCCGGTCCGAGGCCGGCTCCTACGGCAAGGATACCAAGGGCCTCATCCGCCAGCACCAGTTCTACAAGGTGGAGATGGTCAACTTCGCCCATCCCGACCACTCCTACGAGGCGCTTGAGGAGATGACCCATTCGGCGGAGCGCATCCTGGAAATCCTCGGCCTGCACTACCGGACCATCGTCCTGTGTACGGGCGACATGGGCTTCAGCGCGGCCAAGACCTACGACATCGAGGTCTGGCTGCCCGGCCAGGGCAAGTACCGCGAGATCTCGTCCTGCTCCAACTGCGAGGACTTCCAGGCGCGGCGGGCCAACATCCGCTTCCAGCCCAAGGACTCCAAGAAGAAGCTCTATCCCCACACCCTGAACGGCTCCGGCCTGGCCGTGGGCCGCTGTCTGGTGGCCGTGCTGGAGAACTACCAGCAGGCCGACGGCTCCCTGGTCATTCCCGAGGCGCTTCGGCCCTACATGGGGGGGCTGGAGGTGGTTACGCCTTAA
- a CDS encoding ABC transporter permease subunit, giving the protein MACGVGLLWFLLLLWPMLGIKPDGLEFATTFKVFGYVAVAAVFIMFFYQVKEAGYLDSVGKPVKGAAGALAAAYEKAPTWLLLGIVMAGAIVYPLVTERYAHDVAISVLIYVCLGLGLNVVVGLAGLLDLGYIAFYGVGAYTYAILSINYGLSFWLCLPIAAFIAAIAGCIIGYPTLRMRGDYLAIVTLGFGEIVRLVLNNWMSLTNGPNGILSIPRPELFGYEFRSLSSMYYVILGLAVVTILAVYRLNYSRVGRAWEAIREDETAAELMGVNTFLLKLLAYAMGATFAGFAGAFFAARMKFVGPESFTFLESAMVLAMVILGGMGSIPGVILGVLALVALPEVFREFELYRMLVFGGAMTLMMLIRPAGIWPAKRVGRRSEEAE; this is encoded by the coding sequence ATGGCCTGCGGCGTCGGGCTGCTCTGGTTCCTCCTGCTCCTGTGGCCCATGCTCGGCATCAAGCCGGACGGGCTGGAGTTCGCCACGACCTTCAAGGTCTTCGGCTATGTGGCCGTGGCCGCGGTCTTCATCATGTTCTTCTACCAGGTCAAGGAGGCGGGCTACCTCGACTCCGTGGGCAAGCCCGTCAAGGGCGCGGCCGGAGCCCTCGCCGCGGCCTATGAAAAGGCCCCCACCTGGCTGCTCCTGGGCATCGTCATGGCCGGGGCCATCGTCTATCCCCTGGTCACCGAGCGCTATGCCCACGACGTGGCCATCAGCGTGCTCATCTACGTCTGCCTGGGCCTGGGCCTGAACGTGGTGGTCGGCCTGGCCGGGCTCCTCGATCTCGGCTACATCGCCTTCTACGGCGTGGGCGCCTACACCTACGCCATCCTGAGCATCAACTACGGCCTGTCCTTCTGGCTCTGCCTGCCCATCGCCGCGTTCATCGCGGCCATCGCGGGCTGCATCATCGGCTACCCGACCCTGCGCATGCGCGGCGACTACCTGGCCATCGTCACCCTCGGCTTCGGCGAGATCGTCCGGCTCGTCCTGAACAACTGGATGTCCCTGACCAACGGCCCCAACGGCATCCTGTCCATCCCCCGGCCCGAGCTCTTCGGCTACGAGTTCCGTTCCCTGTCGAGCATGTATTACGTCATCCTCGGCCTGGCCGTGGTGACCATCCTGGCGGTCTACCGGCTCAACTATTCGCGCGTGGGACGCGCCTGGGAGGCCATCCGCGAGGACGAGACCGCCGCCGAGCTCATGGGCGTGAACACCTTCCTGCTCAAGCTCCTGGCCTACGCCATGGGCGCGACCTTCGCCGGGTTCGCCGGGGCCTTCTTCGCCGCGCGCATGAAGTTCGTCGGGCCCGAATCCTTCACCTTTCTGGAATCCGCCATGGTCCTGGCCATGGTCATCCTCGGCGGCATGGGCTCCATCCCCGGCGTCATCCTCGGCGTGCTCGCCCTGGTGGCCCTGCCCGAGGTCTTCCGCGAATTCGAACTCTACCGCATGCTCGTGTTCGGCGGCGCCATGACCCTGATGATGCTCATCCGCCCGGCGGGCATCTGGCCCGCCAAGCGCGTCGGTCGCCGGTCCGAGGAGGCGGAGTAA
- the hisC gene encoding histidinol-phosphate transaminase, translating into MREFTVRPEILDFAPYVPGLTIEQIQERYGLTSVIKLASNENPLGTSPLVVKAIERNAARAFRYPENHTPRLTRAVAEVAGVPEECVLVGNGSDEIIDMLFRMKAVPGISNVVFYEHSFAMYGMCAKLCGLECRVVPRGEDCALPLDALAEAADENTAMVVVTSPDNPTGLAAGVEDLTVLAGVLPRDCLLVVDEAYIEFAWPPESYSPVQAFDKFENLVCLRTFSKAYGLAGMRLGYGIMPAPLAALMRNARIPFTVNLLAEEAGLAAIEDEVFFNETLATVMRGREYFTNELTRLGCKVWPSQSNFVMFRPPMDAKTVFQTLLEGGIIVRHLGSFGLADCIRVNVGTDKENRLFIQALGDILNG; encoded by the coding sequence ATGAGAGAGTTTACCGTTCGTCCGGAGATTTTGGATTTCGCGCCGTACGTGCCGGGTCTGACCATCGAGCAGATTCAGGAGCGGTACGGGCTGACCTCGGTCATCAAGCTGGCCAGCAACGAGAACCCGCTGGGCACGTCGCCGCTGGTGGTCAAGGCCATCGAGCGCAACGCGGCGCGGGCCTTCCGCTATCCGGAGAACCACACCCCGAGGCTGACCCGGGCCGTGGCCGAGGTTGCGGGCGTGCCCGAGGAGTGCGTGCTGGTGGGCAACGGGTCGGACGAGATCATCGACATGCTCTTCCGTATGAAGGCGGTGCCGGGCATCTCCAACGTGGTCTTCTACGAGCACAGCTTCGCCATGTACGGCATGTGCGCCAAGCTGTGCGGCCTGGAGTGCCGGGTGGTGCCGCGCGGCGAGGACTGCGCCCTGCCCCTGGACGCCCTGGCCGAGGCCGCGGACGAGAACACGGCCATGGTCGTGGTCACCAGCCCGGACAACCCCACGGGGCTGGCCGCCGGGGTGGAGGACCTGACCGTGCTGGCGGGCGTGCTGCCCAGGGACTGCCTGCTGGTGGTGGACGAGGCGTACATCGAGTTCGCCTGGCCGCCGGAGTCCTATTCCCCGGTCCAGGCCTTCGACAAGTTCGAGAACCTGGTCTGCCTGCGCACTTTTTCCAAGGCCTACGGCCTGGCGGGCATGCGCCTGGGCTACGGGATCATGCCCGCGCCCCTGGCCGCGCTCATGCGCAACGCGCGCATCCCGTTCACGGTCAACCTGCTGGCCGAGGAGGCCGGGCTGGCCGCCATCGAGGACGAGGTCTTCTTCAACGAGACCCTGGCCACGGTCATGCGCGGGCGCGAGTATTTCACCAACGAGCTGACCCGGCTCGGCTGCAAGGTCTGGCCGAGCCAGTCCAACTTTGTCATGTTCCGGCCGCCCATGGACGCCAAGACGGTCTTCCAGACCCTGCTCGAAGGCGGTATCATCGTCCGCCACCTGGGCAGCTTCGGCCTGGCCGACTGCATCCGCGTGAACGTGGGCACGGACAAGGAGAACCGGTTGTTCATCCAGGCCCTGGGGGACATCCTCAATGGGTAA